One segment of Pantoea sp. Lij88 DNA contains the following:
- the fabY gene encoding fatty acid biosynthesis protein FabY → MYHLRVPQTAEELDIYYQFRWEMLRKPLRQPQGSERDAWDALAHHQMVVDEQGDPVAIGRLYINADNEAAIRFMAVHPSVQGKGLGTLMAMTLESVARQEGAKRVTCSAREDAVAFFAKLGYINQGEITAPQTTPVRHFLMIKPVVTLDDILHRADWCGQLQQAWYDHIPLSEKMGVRILQFTGQKFITTMPEAGNQNPHQTLFAGSLFSLATLTGWGLIWLLLRERHLGGTIILADAHIRYSHPISGRPGAIADLGSLSGDLDRLARGRKARVQLEVELFGNDECGAVFEGVYIVLPADPDGPLEEGGSGARIN, encoded by the coding sequence ATGTATCACCTTCGCGTGCCACAGACGGCGGAAGAGCTGGATATCTATTATCAGTTCCGCTGGGAGATGTTGCGTAAACCACTGCGTCAGCCGCAGGGGTCGGAACGTGACGCCTGGGATGCCCTGGCGCATCATCAGATGGTGGTTGATGAGCAGGGAGATCCGGTCGCTATTGGCCGTCTCTATATTAATGCCGACAATGAGGCCGCTATCCGCTTCATGGCCGTGCATCCTTCGGTGCAGGGGAAAGGGCTGGGTACGCTGATGGCGATGACCCTGGAGTCCGTGGCGCGTCAGGAAGGGGCTAAGCGGGTAACCTGCAGCGCCCGCGAAGATGCCGTCGCGTTCTTCGCTAAGCTTGGCTACATCAACCAGGGCGAGATTACCGCGCCACAGACGACGCCGGTACGCCACTTTCTGATGATCAAGCCGGTGGTTACGCTCGACGATATCCTGCATCGCGCCGACTGGTGCGGACAGCTGCAGCAGGCCTGGTATGATCACATCCCGCTTAGCGAGAAAATGGGTGTGCGTATTCTGCAGTTTACCGGCCAGAAATTTATCACCACCATGCCGGAAGCGGGCAATCAGAATCCACACCAGACGCTGTTCGCCGGTAGTCTGTTCTCACTGGCCACGCTGACCGGCTGGGGATTGATCTGGCTGCTGCTGCGCGAACGCCATCTCGGCGGCACCATTATTCTGGCGGACGCGCACATTCGTTACAGCCATCCCATCAGTGGACGGCCTGGCGCGATTGCCGACCTCGGCTCACTCAGCGGCGATCTCGATCGTCTGGCGCGCGGACGTAAAGCGCGCGTGCAGCTTGAAGTCGAGCTTTTTGGCAATGATGAGTGTGGCGCGGTGTTTGAAGGGGTCTATATCGTCCTGCCCGCCGATCCGGATGGGCCGCTGGAAGAGGGCGGTTCGGGCGCACGTATCAATTAA